A single genomic interval of Hevea brasiliensis isolate MT/VB/25A 57/8 chromosome 4, ASM3005281v1, whole genome shotgun sequence harbors:
- the LOC110654310 gene encoding protein RGF1 INDUCIBLE TRANSCRIPTION FACTOR 1 isoform X1, with protein MARENRHNTSSRGDRNGGGGGSDGGGGSAAGGDALIMSSNTIKPAWLEGLMAETFFGDCGVHENRRKNEKNIFCLLCCLSICPHCLPTHRSHPLLQVRRYVYHDVVRLGDLEKLVDCSYIQPYTINSAKVIFLNQRPQSRPCKGSANVCFTCDRILQEPFHFCSLSCKVDHLVAQEEDLYAILYRIDESEFAFSQLEGLRMDSSEINDDDSHITPSCSILEDVQFKGSSCSNDTMGNSRISKESEVAKRKKKGSGFLPQFVLSLSSKRKGAPHRSPLS; from the exons ATGGCCAGAGAGAATAGGCACAACACATCATCAAGAGGTGATAGAAATGGAGGTGGTGGAGGTAGTGATGGTGGTGGCGGTAGTGCTGCTGGTGGTGATGCGTTGATCATGAGTAGTAATACCATTAAGCCTGCATGGCTAGAGGGATTGATGGCGGAGACATTCTTTGGTGATTGTGGGGTCCATGAGAATCGCAGAAAGAATGAGAAGAACATCTTTTGTTTGCTCTGTTGCCTTAGTATCTGCCCTCACTGCCTCCCTACTCATCGTTCTCATCCTCTCCTTCAG GTGAGAAGATACGTTTATCATGATGTTGTTAGACTGGGAGATCTTGAGAAGCTTGTTGATTGTTCTTATATTCAG CCCTATACTATAAACAGTGCTAAAGTGATATTCTTGAATCAGAGGCCACAGTCAAGGCCTTGTAAGGGATCTGCCAACGTATGCTTCACTTGTGACAGGATTCTCCAAGAGCCATTCCACTTCTGTTCTCTCTCATGCAAG GTTGATCACTTGGTGGCACAAGAGGAGGATCTCTATGCCATTCTATACAGAATTGATGAATCCGAGTTTGCATTTTCACAATTAGAAGGATTGAGAATGGATAGCTCTGAGATCAATGATGATGATAGCCACATTACCCCGAGTTGCTCCATTCTAGAAGACGTGCAATTCAAAGGCTCATCATGCTCCAATGACACCATGGGCAATTCTAGAATTTCCAAGGAATCTGAGGTcgcaaaaaggaagaagaaaggaagtgGCTTCCTCCCACAGTTTGTGCTTTCATTAAGCAGCAAAAGAAAGGGTGCTCCTCATAGGTCTCCTCTCTCTTGA
- the LOC110654310 gene encoding protein RGF1 INDUCIBLE TRANSCRIPTION FACTOR 1 isoform X2, with product MRIAERMRRTSFVCSVALVSALTASLLIVLILSFRFTTHLQMHVRRYVYHDVVRLGDLEKLVDCSYIQPYTINSAKVIFLNQRPQSRPCKGSANVCFTCDRILQEPFHFCSLSCKVDHLVAQEEDLYAILYRIDESEFAFSQLEGLRMDSSEINDDDSHITPSCSILEDVQFKGSSCSNDTMGNSRISKESEVAKRKKKGSGFLPQFVLSLSSKRKGAPHRSPLS from the exons ATGAGAATCGCAGAAAGAATGAGAAGAACATCTTTTGTTTGCTCTGTTGCCTTAGTATCTGCCCTCACTGCCTCCCTACTCATCGTTCTCATCCTCTCCTTCAGGTTTACAACCCACTTACAAATGCAT GTGAGAAGATACGTTTATCATGATGTTGTTAGACTGGGAGATCTTGAGAAGCTTGTTGATTGTTCTTATATTCAG CCCTATACTATAAACAGTGCTAAAGTGATATTCTTGAATCAGAGGCCACAGTCAAGGCCTTGTAAGGGATCTGCCAACGTATGCTTCACTTGTGACAGGATTCTCCAAGAGCCATTCCACTTCTGTTCTCTCTCATGCAAG GTTGATCACTTGGTGGCACAAGAGGAGGATCTCTATGCCATTCTATACAGAATTGATGAATCCGAGTTTGCATTTTCACAATTAGAAGGATTGAGAATGGATAGCTCTGAGATCAATGATGATGATAGCCACATTACCCCGAGTTGCTCCATTCTAGAAGACGTGCAATTCAAAGGCTCATCATGCTCCAATGACACCATGGGCAATTCTAGAATTTCCAAGGAATCTGAGGTcgcaaaaaggaagaagaaaggaagtgGCTTCCTCCCACAGTTTGTGCTTTCATTAAGCAGCAAAAGAAAGGGTGCTCCTCATAGGTCTCCTCTCTCTTGA